A window of Littorina saxatilis isolate snail1 linkage group LG7, US_GU_Lsax_2.0, whole genome shotgun sequence contains these coding sequences:
- the LOC138970156 gene encoding uncharacterized protein, which translates to MYGQTEEGEAPDSTTKCPSQRRGNCTCRCKPVPVKLTPAERKEQEAAVAAIVEEIKANLTLPKGNLSATVRKRTSAPDARASSAFIGVTLVIVFSLALGLPVVLDLARLVTWLYSKYSSAKREATAAVAQAPTSG; encoded by the exons atgtacggacag ACAGAAGAGGGCGAGGCACCTGACAGCACTACGAAGTGCCCATCGCAGCGTCGTGGAAACTGCACCTGTCGCTGTAAGCCAGTGCCGGTCAAGCTGACCCCTGCTGAGCGCAAGGAGCAAGAG GCGGCGGTTGCGGCCATCGTGGAAGAGATCAAAGCCAACCTGACGCTGCCCAAAGGCAACCTCAGTGCTACCGTCCGAAAACGGACCAGTGCCCCCGACGCTCGGGCGTCTAGTGCCTTCATCGGGGTCACCCTTGTCATCGTCTTTTCCCTCGCGCTGGGTCTGCCCGTCGTCCTTGACCTTGCTCGTCTGGTCACGTGGCTGTACAGCAAGTATTCTTCCGCCAAAAGGGAGGCTACCGCCGCGGTAGCTCAGGCTCCTACCTCAGGATGA